In Mammaliicoccus sp. Marseille-Q6498, the genomic stretch TTTGGTACGATAGCTGTTTTGTTAATTGCAGTTGTCCCAATGATGGTCTTCCCTAAAGCTAGTCAAGATGTCATAACGGGAATTAATGATATGATTTCAAATACTATGGGAGCTTGGTATTTAATACTTGGTTTAGTAATTTTTGGATTTGTATTATATATCGCTTTTGGTAAATACGGAAATGTAACTTTAGGTAAAGCGAATGATCGCCCTGAATTTAATAATTTCAGTTGGATTTCAATGCTGTTTTGTGCAGGTATTGGTTCTGACATTCTTTATTGGGGCGTAATTGAGTGGGCATTCTATTATCAAGTTCCACCTTATGGAGCAAAAGGTATGTCAGATCAAGCGCTTGAATATGCGACAATGTATGGTATGTTCCATTGGGGACCAATCGCATGGGCTATTTATGTGTTACCAGCGCTACCTATTGGTTATTTAGTGTTTGTTAAGAAGAAACCAATTTATAAAATCAGTCAGGCTTGTCGACCTATTTTAAAAGGACAAACTGATAAAATACCAGGTAAAATTGTAGATATATTATTTATCTTTGGTTTACTTGGTGGTGCAGCGACTTCGTTAGCACTAGGAGTGCCATTGATTTCAGCTGGTATAGAGAGATTAACTGGATTAGACGGCGGAAATATGGTCATGCGCAGTATTATACTGTTAGTAATTACGGTCATATTTGCAATTAGTTCATATACTGGTTTGAAAAAAGGTATTCAAAAACTTAGTGACGTTAACGTTTGGTTAACATTCCTAATATTAGGAATTGTATTAATTGCTGGTCCGACTATATTTATAATGGAAACAACTGTCTCAGGTTTCGGGAATATGTTGAAGAATTTCTTCCGAATGGCAACATGGTTAGAACCATTTGGCGGTATCGGAGGTAGAAAAGAAACGAACTTCCCACAAGACTGGACAATATTCTATTGGGCTTGGTGGATAGTTTATGCACCGTTTATTGGATTATTCATCGCAAGAATATCCAAAGGACGTACTTTAAAAGAAGTTGTTTTAGGTACGATTATATATGGAACATTAGGTTGCGTATTATTCTTTGGTATTTTTGGTAACTATGCTGTGTACTTAGAACTTTCTGGTCAATTTGATGTAGTTCATTATTTAAATCAGTATGGTGCTGAGACTACAATAATAGAAGTAATGCATCAATTACCATTCCCTAAAGTGATGATTGTGTTGTTCTTAATTTCAGCATTCTTATACTTAGCGACTACGTTTGATTCAGGTGCTTATATTTTAGCAGCAGCAACACAAAAAGAAGTTATCGACGAGCCATTAAAAGCTAATAGATTATTCTGGGCATTCGCATTATGTCTATTACCATTCTCATTAATGCTTGTAGGTGGAGATAAGGCGTTAGAAGTATTAAAAACCGCCTCGATTATAGCCAGTTTCCCGCTAACCTTTATATTTGTCATGATGATGGTTTCCTTTATCAAGACGTTATCAGGTGATCGGATACAACTACAACAACGTGCGGATAAACATAAACAAATTGAAAGACGTTCATTACGAATTGTACAAGTAAAAGCGAAACAAGAAGACGATAATTTATAAAATAATATTTACTAGAAATGCCCACCTGACGCTTCTCCCCCAGAAAGTGTTTAGGGTGGGCATTTCGCATTTTTTTAGCTTGTGAAATTGACTGAATATTAAAATAGAAAGGTTGACATCACATTGAGTATCGGGTATGCTAAATCTCATAATTTATTATTTCCTAGTAAACTTATCTGTATTAACAAATTATGTATTTTAAGTAAAAACCATACAGATAAAAAGTTTCATTAATATAGGAAGTAAATACAAGGAGGCCGTTATAAATCATGACAGAAGTGTTGACTTATGAACGCTTTGACACTGATCCATTTAAAGATATAGATATTACCGACGAAACAAAAGGCGCATATCAAATCATTAAATGGGCTTATGAACATTATGGAGAAAATATTGTATACTCTTGTAGTTTCGGGGCAGAGGGTATGATTTTAATTGATTTAATATCAAAAGTTAAAAAAGATGCGAAAATCGTATTTCTAGATACAGATTTACATTTCCAAGAAACATATGACTTAATAGATCGTGTGAAAGAGAGATATCCTTCACTGAATATAGAATTGAAGAAACCTGATCTTACATTGGAACAACAAGCTGATCAATACGAACCAGCTTTATGGACAAGTGATCCTAACCAATGTTGTTATATCAGAAAAATTAAGCCTTTAGAAGAAGTATTATCTGGTGCGACTGCTTGGGTGTCTGGTTTAAGAAGAGAACAGTCATTAAGTAGACAAAACACAGATTTTATTAATAAAGATGAAAGATTCCATTCAATTAAAGTATGCCCGTTGATTCATTGGACTTGGGATGATGTGTGGGCTTATATTGAGCGTCACGACTTAACTTATAATGAATTACACGATTTCCAATATCCTAGTATTGGTTGCATACCATGTACAGCACAAGCGTCAACATCTGGGGATTCTCGTGATGGAAGATGGTCAAACTTCAATAAAACTGAATGTGGATTGCATACAGCAAGTAATAATCCTAAATAACATTGTTATATAAATGAGATATTAACGTATCTTTTTTTAAATATAAAACATAGTATTCCTATAAGAATGGTTTTCTTATACAAATTTTAAAATTGGACAGGATGAGGTGACATTTTTGGAGTTATCAGTAACAAACAGCCCATTTAATCAAGAACAGACAGAAAAGTTGAATCAACTGCTTTCTACACTAACACCAGAACAAAAAATCTGGTTTAGTGGGTATTTATCAGCTTCATTGCAAGTCAATGGTTCAAGTGCGCCAGTAGCAAACGAAACAAATGTAACAGAACCAACAAACGTTGTAAGCAATGAAACACAAGCAAAAACGAGAGAAATTACGATTTTATTCGGTTCTGAAACAGGAAATTCTCAAGGTCTTGCTGAAACATTTGAAAGTAAATTAAAAGAAAAAGACTTTAATGTCAACATCGCATGTATGGAAGACTTTAAAACGAAAGACTTAAAAAAAGTTGAAGACTTATTTATCATTACAGCAACTCATGGCGAAGGTGATCCACCAGATAACGCGATCACTTTCCATGAGTTCATACATAGTAGAAAGGCACCTAAGTTAAATGATTTGAGATATTCCGTTTTAGCACTTGGAGATGAATCATACGAATTCTTCTGCCAAACTGGTAAAGATTTTGATAAGAAACTTGAAGAACTTGGTGCAGAGAGATTACATCCAAGAGTGGATTGTGATTTAGACTTTGATGAGCCAGCTGAAAAATGGATGGAAGATATTCTGAATGCTTTAGCAGAAGAATCTGGACATGGTTCAGATGCACCTGCAAAAGTTGACCCAGAACAAATCTCAACTAAACAAACTTATACGAGAGCAAATCCATATGAAGCTGAAATACTAGAAAGTATTACGTTAAATGGACGTGGTTCAAATAAAGAAGTGAAACATATTGAACTTTCTTTAGAAGGATTTACAGAACCATTCGAACCTGGTGACTGTATTGGCATATTCCCTAAAAATGATCCGGAAGTTGTTTCACAGCTTATAGAAACGCTTGTTTGGGATCCAGAAGAAAGTGTCGTTATTAATGATGATGGCGATACGCTAACTTTACACGAAGCATTAACAAGTCATTTTGAAATTACAAAACTAACGAAACCTATTTTAACTAAAGCGGCAGACATCTTTGATAATGGCGTTTTATCTGAAAAAGTTAAAAAAGATAGATGGATTTATGGTTATGTTGAAGGTAGAGACTTAATTGATTTAATCAATGACTTCCCACCAGAAGATTTACAACCAGATTCACTTCATAAAATTTTAAGAAAATTACCAGCTAGAGAATATTCAATCGCAAGTAGTTACCAAGCGACACCTGATGAAGTTCACTTAACGATTGGTGCAGTTCGTTATCATGCGAATGATAGAGACCGTAAAGGTGTTTGTTCTGTACAATTTGCTGAACGTTTAGAACCTGGTGATACAGTACCAATTTATTTGAAAAAGAATCCAAACTTCAAGTTCCCAAAAACGGATGATAAACCAGTTATTATGATTGGACCTGGAACAGGCGTTGCACCATTTAGAGCTTACATTCAAGAAAAAGAAGAATTAGGCCTTAAAAATAAAGCTTGGTTATTCTTTGGTGAACAACACTTTACAACTGACTTTTTATATCAAACTGAATGGCAAGGTTGGTTGAAAGATGGCGTGTTAAGTAAATTAAGTTTAGCTTTCTCTAGAGATACAGCTGAAAAAGTATACGTTCAACACAAAATTGAAGAGAACAGTAAAGAATTTTACCAATGGATTGAAGATGGCGCGTCTATATATGTTTGTGGAGACGAAAAAAACATGGCTAAAGATGTCAATCATGCGATATTAAATGTTATACAAGCTGAAGGCGGCTATAACGAAGAAGAAGCGGAAGCATTTTTAACACAATTGAAGAAAGATAGAAGATATCAAAGAGATATTTATTAAGAGGGGGCAAAAGCATGAGCACTCACACAGAGTTATCCGATAAATTGGATGAAATGGAACACATTAAAAATAGAAGTAATTATTTAAGAGGAACAATTAAAGAAGGCTTAGCAGATGAAGTAACAGGTGCTATTGCTGATGACGATACAAAACTACTTAAATTCCACGGTAGTTATATGCAAGATGATAGAGATTTACGTGACGAAAGACGTAAACAAAAATTAGAACCAGCATATAGTTTCATGATTAGAGTAAGAGTACCAGGTGGAACAGCAACATCAGATCAATGGATTGCTATGGATGATATATCTACGCAATATGCTAACGACACAATCAAATTAACAACAAGACAAGCATTTCAATTCCACGGTATTTTAAAAAGAAATTTAAAAAGTTCAATGCAAAGTATACACCAAGCAGTTATGGATTCATTAGCAGCTTGTGGTGACGTAAACAGAAACGTTATGTGTAATCCAAATCCTTATCAATCAGATATTCATAAAGAAGTGGACCAGTTAGCAACTCAAATTAGTGATCATTTAACACCACAAACTGGTGCTTATCACGAAATTTGGTTAGATGACGAGAAAGTCGTGGATACAAAAGAAGAAGTAGAACCAATGTACGGTAAGACTTACTTACCACGTAAATTTAAAATTGGTATCGCAGTACCACCTTCAAATGATATAGACGTTTATTCACAAGATATCGGGCTTATTTCTATTATCGAAGACGATAAATTAGTTGGATTCAATGTCACTGTTGGTGGCGGTATGGGTATGAAACATGGTAATACAGATACGTATCCTCAAGTCGGAAGATTACTTGGCTATTTCCCTAAAGAAAAAGCAGTCGATGTTTGTGAAAAAATATTAACAATCCAAAGAGATTATGGTAATAGAACAAACAGATTAAATGCTCGTTTCAAATATACAGTCGATAAACACGGTGTAGATTGGGTACGCGACGAACTTAATAGTAGATTAGGTTGGAATATTGAAGAAGCTAAACCATTTGAATTTGATCATAATGGTGACCGTTACGGATGGACAGAAGGAAGCGGTAAATGGCATTTTACTTTATTCGTTCAAAATGGTCGTGTAAAAGACACTAAAGACTACAAGTTGAAAACGGCGTTAAGAGAAATTGCTGAAATTCATACAGGTGATTTCCGATTAACACCAAACCAAAACTTAATTATCGCAAACGTAGCTAAATCTAAAAAGAAAGATATTCAAAAAATTATTGACGCTTATGGCATAACAGATGGCGAACATTACTCAGGATTAAGAAGAAATTCAATGGCTTGTGTAGCATTCCCTACATGTGGACTAGCTATGGCTGAGTCAGAGCGTTATTTACCAACACTTATTGACAAAATTGATGATTTATTAGACGAAGCTGGATTGAAAGAAGAAGAAATTACGATTCGTATGACAGGTTGTCCTAATGGATGTGCGAGACCAGCATTAGCTGAAATCGCATTTATCGGTAAAGCACCTGGTAAATATAATATGTATCTTGGTGGTGGCTTCAAAGGTGACCGCTTAAATAAATTATTTAAAGAAAATATTGGCGAAGATGAAATTTTAGCAAGCTTAAGACCAATTTTGATTCAATACGGAAAAGAAAAAAATGACGGTGAACACTTTGGAGACTTTGTTATTCGTAAAGACATTATTAAAGAAGTGCACTCAGGACAAGACTTTCATAGTTAATATAAAAATGGGGTGAAAGAATGGGCAAAGTATTCCTAGTTGGTGCCGGTCCAGGCGATCCAGATTTAATTACAGTTAAAGGCATCAAAGCGATTAAACAATCAAGTGTCATTCTGTATGATCGACTTGTAAATAAAGAATTACTCGAATATGCAACTGAAGGTACTCAATTGATTTATTGCGGAAAAAGTCCTAATAAACATTCTTTATCACAACAAGAAATCAATGACTTACTCGTGAAGTTAGCTTTAGATGGACATAATGTCACTAGATTAAAAGGCGGCGATCCTTTTATATTTGGACGAGGTGGCGAAGAAGCAGAAGCGTTAAGAGCATACGACCTTCAATTTGAAGTCGTACCTGGTATTACAGCTGGTGTTGCTGCTCCTGCATATGCAGGTATACCTGTAACACATAGAGACTACAGTTCTTCTGTAGCCTTTATAACAGGTGTCATGAGAGAATCAGTCGATGAAGATGAGTATTGGAAACATCTTGCATTAGGACCTGAAACACTTTGTATATATATGGGCGTTAAAAAATTACCAGAAATTAAGAGACTATTAACGAAACATGGTAGACCAAGTGATACACCAGTGGCGCTAATCCATTGTGGCACATCTAACAAACAAGTAACGGTTACGGGTACATTAGATGACATCGTTGATAAAGCAAAACATATTAAAAACCCAGCAATGATTGTAATTGGAGAAGTAGTCAAACTAAGAGAGAAAATGAATTGGTTTGAAGAAGTAGCAAATGAACAAACCGTGCCCGAGCTCATTTATTAATTTGGAGGGATAACAATGAAGGCAGTATTATATGTCAGTCATGGCAGTAGAATTAAAGAAGCAACTGACGAAGCAATCTCATTCATTGAAACGGTTAAAGGAACAATAGATATACCGCTACAAGAAATTTGCTTTTTAGAATTAGCTGAACCTGATATCGAACATGGTGCTAAAAAATTAATTCAAAATGGTGCAACAGAAATTGCTGTTATTCCTGTACTGTTATTAAGCGCTGGACATTATTTTAAAGATATCCCTAAAGAAATCGACGAAATAAAAGCTGAACATCCTGAAGTTGAATTTACTTATGGCAAACCACTAGGCGTCCAATCGAGATTAACGCACATTCTAAATGATCGTATAGAAGAAACAAATGTTACACCTCACGATGATGCGAAATTGCTAGTCGTAGGGAGAGGAAGTTATAACCCTCAAACGAAAATAGATATTTCTGCTATAGGAAATACACTTAGTGAAACGACAGAATTTAAAAATATAGAAGTTTGTTATTTAGCAGCATGCGAGCCTTCTTTTGAAAGTGCATTAGAAGCGGCACTGAAGGAAGAACATTCACAAATATTTATTGCACCTTATTTATGGTTTACAGGTGTTTTAGAAAGACATATAGAAAGCACAGTAAACGCACATAATACAAATAGTGAAATTATTGTTTGTAAGCATTTAGGACATCATCCTTCTATACAAGAAGCATTGAAAGATCGAGTGCTTGAAACATTTACTACAGAAAAAAGTGCGCTCTAAAGGGTGAATCAATTTGGCATATATACCACTTATGGTTGATTTAGCAGATAAAAAAATAAAAGTTTTTGGTGGCGGAAAAATTGCAGAAAAACGTGTTGCTACTTTACTCAAAAGTGAAGCTGAAATTCACGTGATTAGTCCGGATGTAACAGATATGCTTGAAAAACTACATGTTGATCAAAAAGTTATTTGGCATGAAAAATCATTTGAAATATCTGATATAAAGGATGCTGACTTTATCATTGCTGCTACAAATGAGAAGCACATAAATGATGCGATTAAAGAAGCGACACCTAAAGGCATTTTATTAAATATGGTTGGAGAAGCAAATGAAGGCAATGTGATATTTCCTGGGACATTTAACCGTGGAAAACTATCCATTAGTGTATCAAGTAGTGGTGCTAGCCCGAAATTAGTATCTACCATATTAAACGATTTACAAAATGAATACCCCATTGATTACGAATCTTTTGTGGATTTTCTATATGTATGTCGAAACAAAATTAAAAATCTAGATATTCAAAAAAGTGAAAAACAAGCACTTCTAGAAGAAATTATTTCTGAAAAATATCTAGATATCAATGAACAACAACAGTTTATGGAATTTTTAAATTCACAAGGCAAAAAGATTTGAGAGAGGAGTAGAATATGCGAAAGTTAACAATTTTTGCAATCGTAGGTTTCATGGCGCAACTTATAGACGGTTCACTTGGTATGGGATTTGGAGCAACTTCTTCATCACTACTATTAACCTTTGGCATTGCACCTGCGATAGCATCCGCAACGATACATTTTTCAGAAGTCGCTACGACAGCTGCATCAGGTATATCGCATTTAAAGTTTAAAAATGTTGATAAATCCATCATTCTTAAATTGGCATTGCCTGGCGCAATTACAGGGTTTATAGGTGCCGGTGTACTTAGTAATTTGCATAGTGATTTTATTAAACCTTTTATCGCAATATTTCTACTCACGATGGGTGTATATATTATTTATCAATTTGTGTTTAAAAAACAACAAAATTCTAAATTAGACAATGGTAAATTATCCGGATTTTTACTTGTTCCTCAAGGCGCAATTGCAGGATTTTTAGATGCAATAGGCGGTGGCGGCTGGGGTCCAGTTAATACGCCACTACTATTATCTAGAAACAAAATTGAACCTAGATATGTTATCGGAACAGTTTCAGCAAGTGAATTTTTCGTAACACTTTCAACATCTTTAGGGTTTATTATTTTCCTAGGTGGAAGTCAAATTAGCATAGCACTAGTAGCAGCTTTAGCATTAGGTGGTGTTGTTGCAGCGCCATTTTCTGCTTGGCTAGTAAAGACATTACCAGTGTATGTACTTGCTGTACTTGTTGGAGGACTTATTATATTTACAAATAGTAACGTGCTTATCGGGACTTTTGTAACAGATGGATTCACAAGTAATATCTTAAAAATTGGAATTATTGTTCTTTGGTTAGGCTTAGTGTTATTCACGCTTTACCAACACAATAAATTTCCATTTAATATTCAAAATCAAAAATCTAAAAAAGTAGATCAAATAAATTCATAGGAGTGTATAGTGATGGTATCAACTACTCAAAATAGTAAAGAAACGATCAAGCCTCATGGTGGCACA encodes the following:
- a CDS encoding phosphoadenylyl-sulfate reductase — protein: MTEVLTYERFDTDPFKDIDITDETKGAYQIIKWAYEHYGENIVYSCSFGAEGMILIDLISKVKKDAKIVFLDTDLHFQETYDLIDRVKERYPSLNIELKKPDLTLEQQADQYEPALWTSDPNQCCYIRKIKPLEEVLSGATAWVSGLRREQSLSRQNTDFINKDERFHSIKVCPLIHWTWDDVWAYIERHDLTYNELHDFQYPSIGCIPCTAQASTSGDSRDGRWSNFNKTECGLHTASNNPK
- a CDS encoding assimilatory sulfite reductase (NADPH) flavoprotein subunit codes for the protein MELSVTNSPFNQEQTEKLNQLLSTLTPEQKIWFSGYLSASLQVNGSSAPVANETNVTEPTNVVSNETQAKTREITILFGSETGNSQGLAETFESKLKEKDFNVNIACMEDFKTKDLKKVEDLFIITATHGEGDPPDNAITFHEFIHSRKAPKLNDLRYSVLALGDESYEFFCQTGKDFDKKLEELGAERLHPRVDCDLDFDEPAEKWMEDILNALAEESGHGSDAPAKVDPEQISTKQTYTRANPYEAEILESITLNGRGSNKEVKHIELSLEGFTEPFEPGDCIGIFPKNDPEVVSQLIETLVWDPEESVVINDDGDTLTLHEALTSHFEITKLTKPILTKAADIFDNGVLSEKVKKDRWIYGYVEGRDLIDLINDFPPEDLQPDSLHKILRKLPAREYSIASSYQATPDEVHLTIGAVRYHANDRDRKGVCSVQFAERLEPGDTVPIYLKKNPNFKFPKTDDKPVIMIGPGTGVAPFRAYIQEKEELGLKNKAWLFFGEQHFTTDFLYQTEWQGWLKDGVLSKLSLAFSRDTAEKVYVQHKIEENSKEFYQWIEDGASIYVCGDEKNMAKDVNHAILNVIQAEGGYNEEEAEAFLTQLKKDRRYQRDIY
- a CDS encoding sulfite exporter TauE/SafE family protein; the encoded protein is MRKLTIFAIVGFMAQLIDGSLGMGFGATSSSLLLTFGIAPAIASATIHFSEVATTAASGISHLKFKNVDKSIILKLALPGAITGFIGAGVLSNLHSDFIKPFIAIFLLTMGVYIIYQFVFKKQQNSKLDNGKLSGFLLVPQGAIAGFLDAIGGGGWGPVNTPLLLSRNKIEPRYVIGTVSASEFFVTLSTSLGFIIFLGGSQISIALVAALALGGVVAAPFSAWLVKTLPVYVLAVLVGGLIIFTNSNVLIGTFVTDGFTSNILKIGIIVLWLGLVLFTLYQHNKFPFNIQNQKSKKVDQINS
- the cobA gene encoding uroporphyrinogen-III C-methyltransferase; this translates as MGKVFLVGAGPGDPDLITVKGIKAIKQSSVILYDRLVNKELLEYATEGTQLIYCGKSPNKHSLSQQEINDLLVKLALDGHNVTRLKGGDPFIFGRGGEEAEALRAYDLQFEVVPGITAGVAAPAYAGIPVTHRDYSSSVAFITGVMRESVDEDEYWKHLALGPETLCIYMGVKKLPEIKRLLTKHGRPSDTPVALIHCGTSNKQVTVTGTLDDIVDKAKHIKNPAMIVIGEVVKLREKMNWFEEVANEQTVPELIY
- a CDS encoding NAD(P)-binding protein, giving the protein MAYIPLMVDLADKKIKVFGGGKIAEKRVATLLKSEAEIHVISPDVTDMLEKLHVDQKVIWHEKSFEISDIKDADFIIAATNEKHINDAIKEATPKGILLNMVGEANEGNVIFPGTFNRGKLSISVSSSGASPKLVSTILNDLQNEYPIDYESFVDFLYVCRNKIKNLDIQKSEKQALLEEIISEKYLDINEQQQFMEFLNSQGKKI
- a CDS encoding sirohydrochlorin chelatase produces the protein MKAVLYVSHGSRIKEATDEAISFIETVKGTIDIPLQEICFLELAEPDIEHGAKKLIQNGATEIAVIPVLLLSAGHYFKDIPKEIDEIKAEHPEVEFTYGKPLGVQSRLTHILNDRIEETNVTPHDDAKLLVVGRGSYNPQTKIDISAIGNTLSETTEFKNIEVCYLAACEPSFESALEAALKEEHSQIFIAPYLWFTGVLERHIESTVNAHNTNSEIIVCKHLGHHPSIQEALKDRVLETFTTEKSAL
- the cysI gene encoding assimilatory sulfite reductase (NADPH) hemoprotein subunit, translated to MSTHTELSDKLDEMEHIKNRSNYLRGTIKEGLADEVTGAIADDDTKLLKFHGSYMQDDRDLRDERRKQKLEPAYSFMIRVRVPGGTATSDQWIAMDDISTQYANDTIKLTTRQAFQFHGILKRNLKSSMQSIHQAVMDSLAACGDVNRNVMCNPNPYQSDIHKEVDQLATQISDHLTPQTGAYHEIWLDDEKVVDTKEEVEPMYGKTYLPRKFKIGIAVPPSNDIDVYSQDIGLISIIEDDKLVGFNVTVGGGMGMKHGNTDTYPQVGRLLGYFPKEKAVDVCEKILTIQRDYGNRTNRLNARFKYTVDKHGVDWVRDELNSRLGWNIEEAKPFEFDHNGDRYGWTEGSGKWHFTLFVQNGRVKDTKDYKLKTALREIAEIHTGDFRLTPNQNLIIANVAKSKKKDIQKIIDAYGITDGEHYSGLRRNSMACVAFPTCGLAMAESERYLPTLIDKIDDLLDEAGLKEEEITIRMTGCPNGCARPALAEIAFIGKAPGKYNMYLGGGFKGDRLNKLFKENIGEDEILASLRPILIQYGKEKNDGEHFGDFVIRKDIIKEVHSGQDFHS
- a CDS encoding BCCT family transporter, with amino-acid sequence MQKYKIMDWWTFFGTIAVLLIAVVPMMVFPKASQDVITGINDMISNTMGAWYLILGLVIFGFVLYIAFGKYGNVTLGKANDRPEFNNFSWISMLFCAGIGSDILYWGVIEWAFYYQVPPYGAKGMSDQALEYATMYGMFHWGPIAWAIYVLPALPIGYLVFVKKKPIYKISQACRPILKGQTDKIPGKIVDILFIFGLLGGAATSLALGVPLISAGIERLTGLDGGNMVMRSIILLVITVIFAISSYTGLKKGIQKLSDVNVWLTFLILGIVLIAGPTIFIMETTVSGFGNMLKNFFRMATWLEPFGGIGGRKETNFPQDWTIFYWAWWIVYAPFIGLFIARISKGRTLKEVVLGTIIYGTLGCVLFFGIFGNYAVYLELSGQFDVVHYLNQYGAETTIIEVMHQLPFPKVMIVLFLISAFLYLATTFDSGAYILAAATQKEVIDEPLKANRLFWAFALCLLPFSLMLVGGDKALEVLKTASIIASFPLTFIFVMMMVSFIKTLSGDRIQLQQRADKHKQIERRSLRIVQVKAKQEDDNL